In the genome of Flavobacteriaceae bacterium YJPT1-3, the window GGCTACTGGCGAACCAGTCGCTACCCTCCAGGGTTTTGAAGCTTACTGGACAGTCTTCAAACAAAGTCCGAAGACGAGTTAACTGAGATTGTTCCAACCCCTCCTTAGCTGTATCCTCTATCAGCTTGACCAGCTGAATGGATTTTACCTTAGCAGCGAACAAATCGTAGATAAATAGCAGATTTAATTGTGCGACATGCTGCTGTAGGTCCAGAGTGATCAAGAGATTCCCAGAGTCTTTATTTATTGAAGTGTAGGGTACGACGAGTACAGGACTTTGCGTTCGGCGGATCACCCGCAGGGCATGAGACCCCAAAAAATATTCAAGCACGTCTGATGGCCCATCGCTTCCCACTACGATCAAATCAATATCAAAAGTGTGCACTGCTTGATTAATGGAAGCCGTAAAAACATCATAATCCACATGTGGCTCAAAATGAAAGGAGCTGTTTTTATAGCGTTTTTCGAGGCGCTCTACGGCTGCGCTTAGCTTACTTTTGTTATCACCCAAAATAGAATCATCAAGCGCAGCCTGGGGTTTTGCGGCGATCAAATCATCCGTTGTGTACTCCCAAACCTTTTGAATACTTAACAAATGAACCGTACAGCTTTGATTCTGGAGTAAGGAAAGTGCAAATTGAATCGCGTGGTCGGATTTGGGGGTAAAGTCGGTGAGCACTAAGAGGTTGTCCATACCATGGTGAATGAAAATTAAAGATACGGAACGGGTGCTCTTTTCAAAAATGATCGATGTCAGCAATTTAATCAATGCTTCGACCTTTTCTGTTCTTTACTCATAGCGGAATAAGAAGGGTGTTGATCAAACCCAATATGATTTCGACTTGACCTTTTATGGAAACTAAGAACTACCTTTATACCCCTTAATCAGGGATTTCCAGGCACATCCAATATGAAAGATTCGAGTTCCTTATTGATCGCTATTGAGAAGCAAAAAAAGCAAATGCCTATTGCCTTTGCTTTAAAAGATAGAAGCCAGCAGTTCACTGAACTCTTGTACCGCACCTTATTTGATCAAGATACGAGTACTCAGGAGGGTCTAGCTGAATTGGAACGGCAATTTCAATTTCTTAGAGATCTGGCCTGTCCCGATCGTAAGAATAGTCCCTGCAAGCGGTGGGACGACTTCTGCAAGCAAATTCCTAAACTGTTTGCAGATCTTAAACTCGACGCCCAGTCAATTTATGAAAACGACCCCGCCGCCCAATCCATAGAAGAGGTCTATCTGGCCTACCCCGGGTTTTTTGCCATTGCGGTGTATCGTATGGCTCATCAATTCCACCAATTCGGGCTGCCTTTGATCCCCCGATTGATGACCGAATATGCGCATCAATTGACCGGTATAGATATTCATCCGGGAGCACGTATCGGCACTCCTTTTTTTATCGATCATGGCACCGGCGTGGTCATTGGCGAGACGACCTACATTCATGATCATGTGAAAATCTATCAAGGGGTCACTCTTGGCGCTTTGACCGTCGACAAAAAATTAGAGAAAGTGAAGCGCCATCCCACCATTGAGAGTTATGTAACGCTCTATGCCAATGCAACTGTTCTCGGAGGAGCTACGGTCATTGGGGCACACAGCATCATTGGAGGGAATGCCTGGATCACAGACTCTGTTCCTCCTCGGAGTCGCGTGACTCATCAATCGAAGTTAGAAGTTCGTTCTCAAAGCAATAGCACTCATGAATAGTTTAGTCGATCTTATCGGAAATACCCCTTTGGTCAAATCTGCAGTGCTCAACACCAATCCAAACGTGGAGCTCTACTTCAAATTGGAAGGCAACAATCCGGCGGGAAGTGTTAAAGATCGCCCGGCTTATAATATGATCAAGGAAGGACTTAAGTCGGGTTCCATCACTCCCCACTCCAAACTGATCGAAGCCACCAGTGGCAATACCGGTATCGCACTGGCTATGATTGCCGGGGTATTTAAATTAGACATAGAACTGGTGATGCCCGATACGGCTACTCAGGAACGGGTGCAGACCATGCGTGCCTATGGAGCTAAGGTCACTTTACACCCGGAAGGTATTGAAGGAGCCCGGGATTACGCCGAACAGAAGGTACGTGAGGAGGGCTATACCCCCATCAATCAATTTGCCAACGACCACAACTGGCAGGCGCATTACAAAACTACCGGACCGGAGATCTGGAGAGACACCCAGGGAAAAGTGACCCATTTTGTGTCCTCCATGGGCACTACGGGTACGATCATGGGCACTTCTACATTCTTAAAAGAGCAGAATTCGTCCATACAGATTGTAGGTGTTCAGCCTACAGACGATTCCAGCATCCCCGGAATTCGAAAGTGGCCTGAGGCGTATTTGCCTAAAATCTTCAATCCGAAAAAAGTCGATCGCATTCTAGAGGTCAGTCAGTCAGAGTCCATTGCGATGACCAAACGATTGGCCAAAGAAGAAGGAATTCTGGCCGGCATGAGCAGTGGGGGTGCCACCACTGCAGCGCTCCGACTTGCCAATGAATTGGAAGAGGGCATGATTGTAAGTATCATTTGCGACCGGGGAGATCGCTATCTATCCTCCGGACTGTTCGAGTAAGTGCTAACTACGTAATTCAGGCACTCCATCACCACATATAGCCCGAATTACCGATTTTTGTAACCTCGGTTACCATTTCGCTTTCGCGAAAGCATCATCTTTACCAAAAAATCAAAGAAATGGATTGGATCTATGAACCCTGGCCCTGGTATGTTTCCGGCCCCTTGATCGCGCTGATTATGTTTCTATTGCTCTGGATGGGCAAGCAATTTGGTATGTCTTCTAACCTGAGAACGGTTTGTGCCGCGCTGGGTGCAGGAAAACAGTCTCATTTTTTTCAATTCGATTGGAAAGCAGAGCGCTGGAACCTCACTGTGGTCGCTGGAGCAATTATTGGTGGTTTTCTTGCCGCCCAATTTTTAAGTGACAATACGGTGGCAATCAACCCGGATACCGCGCAGCAATTGGCAAAGGAGTACGGAATTAACAGCGCGGGAGAAGCCTATTTACCCCCGGAGCTTTTCAGCAGTGCCCAATTGAGCGATCCGTTTCATCTGGCCGTTTTGCTGGTTGGAGGACTACTGGTTGGTTTTGGTGCCCGCTACGCCGGGGGATGTACCTCCGGTCATGCCATTTCTGGCTTGAGTAACTTACAGCTTCCTTCCCTTTTGGCCGTTATTGGTTTTTTTATTGGAGGTTTAACCATGATTCATTTCATTTTCCCAATACTCTTTTAACATGCGTTATTTTTCTTTTTTATCTATAGGAATCTTCTTTGGTATTGTCATGTACAAATCTGAAGCGGCCTCCTGGTTTCGAATTTATGAAATGTTCCAATTCGACAGTTTTCATATGTATGGAATCATTGGCTCCGCCTTGTTTCTGGGCGTTTTAGGAGTTCAAATCATCAAACGAAATAATATTCGTGCCTTGGGTGGCCAGGAGATGAGATTACACCCCAAAGAAAACGGGATAACACGCTACGTTCTGGGAGGCATTTTGTTTGGATTGGGCTGGGCCTTGGCTG includes:
- a CDS encoding YeeE/YedE thiosulfate transporter family protein; this translates as MRYFSFLSIGIFFGIVMYKSEAASWFRIYEMFQFDSFHMYGIIGSALFLGVLGVQIIKRNNIRALGGQEMRLHPKENGITRYVLGGILFGLGWALAGACPGPMYVLVGAGYASLVVVIGGALLGTFLYGLIKDYLPH
- a CDS encoding YeeE/YedE thiosulfate transporter family protein, with the protein product MDWIYEPWPWYVSGPLIALIMFLLLWMGKQFGMSSNLRTVCAALGAGKQSHFFQFDWKAERWNLTVVAGAIIGGFLAAQFLSDNTVAINPDTAQQLAKEYGINSAGEAYLPPELFSSAQLSDPFHLAVLLVGGLLVGFGARYAGGCTSGHAISGLSNLQLPSLLAVIGFFIGGLTMIHFIFPILF
- a CDS encoding serine acetyltransferase, producing MKDSSSLLIAIEKQKKQMPIAFALKDRSQQFTELLYRTLFDQDTSTQEGLAELERQFQFLRDLACPDRKNSPCKRWDDFCKQIPKLFADLKLDAQSIYENDPAAQSIEEVYLAYPGFFAIAVYRMAHQFHQFGLPLIPRLMTEYAHQLTGIDIHPGARIGTPFFIDHGTGVVIGETTYIHDHVKIYQGVTLGALTVDKKLEKVKRHPTIESYVTLYANATVLGGATVIGAHSIIGGNAWITDSVPPRSRVTHQSKLEVRSQSNSTHE
- a CDS encoding universal stress protein — its product is MDNLLVLTDFTPKSDHAIQFALSLLQNQSCTVHLLSIQKVWEYTTDDLIAAKPQAALDDSILGDNKSKLSAAVERLEKRYKNSSFHFEPHVDYDVFTASINQAVHTFDIDLIVVGSDGPSDVLEYFLGSHALRVIRRTQSPVLVVPYTSINKDSGNLLITLDLQQHVAQLNLLFIYDLFAAKVKSIQLVKLIEDTAKEGLEQSQLTRLRTLFEDCPVSFKTLEGSDWFASSQVVVQLESYLAHIIIAHEQSFVKRIFSGSNLSRMLQESRIPLLVLQHAD
- the cysM gene encoding cysteine synthase CysM; amino-acid sequence: MNSLVDLIGNTPLVKSAVLNTNPNVELYFKLEGNNPAGSVKDRPAYNMIKEGLKSGSITPHSKLIEATSGNTGIALAMIAGVFKLDIELVMPDTATQERVQTMRAYGAKVTLHPEGIEGARDYAEQKVREEGYTPINQFANDHNWQAHYKTTGPEIWRDTQGKVTHFVSSMGTTGTIMGTSTFLKEQNSSIQIVGVQPTDDSSIPGIRKWPEAYLPKIFNPKKVDRILEVSQSESIAMTKRLAKEEGILAGMSSGGATTAALRLANELEEGMIVSIICDRGDRYLSSGLFE